Proteins encoded together in one Bacteroides zoogleoformans window:
- the gltX gene encoding glutamate--tRNA ligase has translation MAERKVRVRFAPSPTGALHIGGVRTALYNYLFARQHGGDLIFRIEDTDSNRFVPGAEEYILESFRWLGIPFDEGVSFGGNYGPYRQSERREIYKKYVQVLLEAGKAYVAFDTPQELETKRAEIANFQYDASTRMQMRNSLTLSKEEADALIAAGEQYVVRFKIEPDEDIHVNDLIRGEVVINSSILDDKVLYKSADELPTYHLANIVDDHLMEVSHVIRGEEWLPSAPLHVLLYRAFGWEDTMPAFAHLPLLLKPEGNGKLSKRDGDRLGFPVFPLEWHDPKLGDVSSGYRESGYLPEAVINFLALLGWNPGNDQELMTMDELVKLFDLSHCSKSGAKFDYKKGIWFNHEYIMMKPDEEIACLFKPVLKVNGIDADKYSDEFLAKVVSLVKGRVNFVKELWEQTRFFFIAPTEYAEKDVKKRWSEETPRIMTELMDVLKGIADFSSKPSEDIVIGWITERGYHMGNVMNAFRLAVVGECKGPHMFDITELIGKEETLVRIQCAIDILK, from the coding sequence ATGGCAGAAAGAAAGGTCAGAGTCCGTTTTGCTCCGAGTCCTACGGGAGCGTTGCATATTGGTGGCGTGCGTACAGCTTTGTATAATTATCTCTTTGCCCGCCAGCATGGCGGTGACTTGATTTTCCGTATTGAGGATACGGACTCCAACCGCTTTGTGCCGGGTGCTGAAGAGTATATTCTGGAGTCTTTCAGATGGCTGGGCATTCCCTTTGACGAAGGAGTGAGTTTCGGTGGAAACTATGGGCCGTATCGCCAGTCGGAACGTCGGGAAATATACAAGAAGTATGTGCAGGTTCTATTGGAGGCAGGGAAGGCATATGTGGCTTTCGATACCCCACAGGAGTTGGAAACCAAACGTGCCGAAATTGCGAATTTCCAGTATGATGCCTCTACTCGTATGCAGATGCGTAACTCACTGACCCTTTCCAAGGAGGAAGCGGATGCCTTGATCGCTGCCGGAGAGCAATATGTGGTGCGCTTCAAGATTGAACCGGACGAAGATATACACGTTAACGACCTGATTCGCGGCGAAGTGGTGATAAACTCGTCTATCCTTGACGACAAGGTGCTCTATAAATCGGCCGACGAGCTACCTACTTATCATTTGGCGAATATTGTGGACGACCATCTGATGGAGGTGTCTCATGTGATTCGCGGTGAAGAATGGTTGCCTTCGGCTCCCCTGCATGTATTGCTCTACCGTGCTTTTGGTTGGGAAGATACCATGCCAGCCTTTGCTCACTTGCCCTTGTTGCTTAAACCTGAAGGTAACGGAAAATTAAGCAAACGCGATGGTGACCGTCTGGGCTTTCCGGTTTTTCCGTTGGAATGGCATGACCCCAAATTGGGGGATGTTTCTTCGGGGTATCGCGAGTCGGGATATTTGCCGGAGGCGGTAATCAACTTCTTGGCTTTGCTGGGATGGAATCCCGGTAACGATCAGGAACTGATGACGATGGACGAATTGGTGAAACTTTTCGATTTGAGTCATTGCAGCAAGTCGGGTGCAAAGTTTGATTATAAGAAAGGTATTTGGTTCAATCATGAATACATCATGATGAAACCTGATGAAGAGATTGCTTGTTTATTTAAGCCGGTGCTCAAGGTCAATGGCATTGATGCGGACAAATACAGCGATGAGTTCTTGGCCAAAGTGGTTTCTCTCGTGAAGGGCCGTGTGAACTTTGTAAAGGAATTGTGGGAGCAAACCCGTTTCTTCTTCATTGCTCCTACCGAATATGCTGAAAAGGATGTGAAGAAGCGCTGGTCCGAAGAAACGCCCCGCATCATGACAGAGCTGATGGATGTATTGAAGGGCATCGCTGATTTCTCGTCCAAACCTTCGGAGGATATTGTCATTGGCTGGATTACGGAACGTGGCTATCACATGGGTAATGTGATGAATGCTTTTCGCCTGGCCGTGGTGGGAGAGTGCAAAGGTCCACATATGTTCGATATTACCGAATTGATAGGAAAGGAAGAAACGCTGGTTCGCATACAATGCGCCATCGATATTCTGAAATGA
- a CDS encoding aminopeptidase P family protein, translating to MNQTVCEKIKALRIMFRQENIAAFIVPSTDPHLSEYVAPHWKSREWISGFTGSAGTVVITCEKAGLWTDSRYFLQADRQLKNSGIELYKEMLPETPTISAFLGANLNHGDTVGIDGEVFSVEEVRQLEKLLLKNNIFIKSISDPMNSIWADRPAMPEEPGFIYPTQHAGKTPREKLTAIRKEMKKNGADALLVSSLDEIAWTLNIRGNDVHCNPVVLSYLIIEEHTVHLFIHPQKVTKALSTHLEEAGVSIHDYGEIMPFLNHITAGNILLNPAKTNYAVYSAISHQCHIIEGTSPITLLKAIRNEQEIAGIRAAMQRDGIALVKFLKWLEETVPTEQETEISIDKKLHEFRSAQPLYMGESFDTIAGYGPHGAIVHYEAIPETDAPLKPKSFLLLDSGAQYLDGTTDITRTIALGELTEEEKTDYTLVLKGHINLAMAIFPEGTRGTQLDVLARMPMWQHRMNFLHGTGHGVGHFLNVHEGPQSIRMNENPTCLQAGMVTSNEPGIYKAGSHGVRIENLLLTVEAGEGMYGKYLKFETITLCPICQKGIRKELLTTEEIEWLNDYHQKVYERLSPDLNKEEQEWLREACAPLTNH from the coding sequence ATGAATCAAACAGTCTGTGAAAAAATAAAAGCCTTGCGCATCATGTTCCGTCAAGAAAACATAGCGGCTTTCATCGTACCCAGCACCGACCCGCATCTCAGCGAATACGTAGCGCCACATTGGAAGTCCAGGGAATGGATTTCCGGATTCACCGGATCGGCAGGTACCGTAGTCATCACTTGCGAAAAGGCGGGTCTATGGACCGACTCTCGTTATTTCTTACAAGCCGACCGGCAATTGAAAAACAGCGGAATAGAGCTATACAAGGAAATGCTACCTGAAACGCCTACTATCTCCGCCTTTCTGGGTGCAAACCTCAATCATGGAGATACCGTAGGTATTGACGGCGAAGTGTTCTCTGTGGAGGAAGTCAGACAACTTGAAAAGCTGTTGCTGAAAAACAATATTTTCATAAAAAGCATCTCCGACCCCATGAATAGTATATGGGCAGACCGCCCTGCCATGCCGGAAGAGCCGGGATTTATATACCCCACACAACATGCAGGAAAAACACCCCGAGAAAAACTGACTGCCATCCGGAAAGAGATGAAAAAGAACGGTGCCGACGCTCTGCTTGTTTCTTCACTGGATGAAATAGCATGGACACTGAATATCCGTGGCAACGATGTGCACTGCAACCCGGTCGTTTTGAGCTATCTGATTATAGAAGAGCATACTGTCCACCTTTTTATCCACCCGCAGAAAGTGACAAAAGCTCTTTCCACCCACCTCGAAGAAGCCGGAGTATCCATCCACGACTATGGCGAAATAATGCCTTTCCTCAACCACATCACTGCCGGAAACATCTTGTTGAATCCTGCCAAAACAAACTATGCCGTTTACTCGGCCATAAGTCACCAATGCCATATCATCGAGGGAACGTCACCGATAACTCTTTTGAAGGCCATCCGCAATGAGCAGGAGATAGCCGGCATCCGGGCAGCCATGCAACGCGATGGAATAGCTTTGGTTAAATTCCTGAAATGGCTGGAAGAAACAGTGCCCACCGAACAAGAGACGGAAATCAGCATAGACAAAAAGTTACACGAATTTCGCTCTGCCCAACCTCTTTACATGGGAGAGAGTTTCGACACTATTGCCGGATACGGACCGCATGGAGCCATCGTACACTATGAAGCCATTCCTGAGACCGATGCCCCACTAAAGCCGAAAAGTTTTCTGTTATTAGACTCGGGCGCACAGTATTTGGATGGAACCACAGATATCACCCGTACCATTGCTCTGGGAGAATTGACAGAAGAAGAAAAGACAGACTACACCTTGGTTCTGAAAGGACACATAAATTTAGCGATGGCCATTTTCCCCGAAGGTACACGCGGAACGCAATTGGATGTACTGGCCCGCATGCCGATGTGGCAACATCGCATGAACTTCCTTCATGGAACGGGACATGGAGTAGGACATTTTCTCAATGTACACGAAGGTCCGCAAAGTATCCGCATGAATGAAAATCCGACCTGTTTGCAAGCCGGAATGGTGACATCAAACGAACCGGGAATTTATAAAGCCGGAAGCCACGGAGTGCGCATAGAAAACCTGCTCCTTACCGTAGAGGCCGGTGAAGGCATGTACGGAAAATACCTGAAATTCGAGACAATCACCCTCTGCCCCATCTGCCAAAAAGGCATTCGCAAAGAGTTGTTGACAACAGAAGAAATCGAATGGCTGAACGATTATCATCAGAAAGTGTACGAACGTCTTTCACCAGACTTGAACAAAGAAGAACAAGAATGGTTGAGAGAAGCCTGCGCCCCACTAACAAATCACTAA
- a CDS encoding 3-deoxy-D-manno-octulosonic acid transferase — translation MLYNLAIVVYDFLVHLAAPFSRKPRKMMKGHWVVYELLRQQLEKEKRYIWFHAASLGEFEQGRPLIEQIRAQYPDYGILLTFFSPSGYEVRKNYRGADVVCYLPFDKPRNVKKFLDIVNPCMAFFIKYEFWKNYLDELHKRRIPVYSISSIFRRGQVFFKWYGGAYRHVLRNFDHLFVQNERSKRYLAKIGINRATVVGDTRFDRVLQIRQEAKELPLVELFKNNTMTFVAGSSWQPDEDLFIEYFNEHPDVKLIIAPHVIDENHLVEIIRKLKRPYVRYTRADEKNVCRADCLIIDCFGLLSSIYRYGEISYVGGGFGVGIHNTLEAAVYGIPVIFGPKYQKFQEAIHLIEAGGAFSVKDYDELKGLLDRMLSDKEFLHEVGVNAGKYVTDNAGATDKIMSMINF, via the coding sequence ATGCTATACAATCTTGCCATAGTCGTTTATGATTTTTTGGTACATTTGGCTGCTCCGTTCAGCCGGAAGCCCCGGAAGATGATGAAAGGACATTGGGTGGTTTACGAACTGCTTCGCCAGCAATTGGAGAAAGAGAAACGTTATATTTGGTTTCATGCCGCTTCTCTCGGAGAATTTGAGCAAGGACGACCGCTGATAGAACAAATTCGTGCCCAATATCCGGATTATGGCATTTTGCTAACTTTCTTCTCTCCCTCGGGTTATGAAGTCCGTAAAAATTACAGGGGAGCCGACGTTGTTTGTTATCTGCCTTTCGATAAACCTCGCAATGTAAAGAAGTTTTTGGATATTGTGAATCCTTGTATGGCTTTCTTTATCAAGTATGAATTCTGGAAGAATTATTTGGATGAATTGCATAAACGCCGTATTCCGGTATATAGCATTTCTTCCATCTTTCGTCGTGGGCAAGTGTTTTTCAAATGGTATGGCGGTGCGTATAGGCACGTGTTGCGCAACTTCGACCACTTGTTCGTTCAGAACGAGCGCTCTAAGCGCTATTTGGCAAAGATAGGCATCAATCGTGCTACGGTGGTAGGGGATACGAGGTTCGACCGTGTGCTGCAAATACGTCAGGAGGCCAAAGAGTTGCCTTTGGTGGAGCTTTTCAAGAACAATACGATGACGTTTGTGGCAGGAAGTTCTTGGCAGCCGGATGAAGATTTGTTCATAGAATACTTTAACGAGCATCCGGATGTGAAGCTGATTATCGCTCCGCATGTCATCGATGAGAATCATCTGGTGGAGATAATTCGTAAGTTGAAACGTCCCTACGTGCGGTATACCCGTGCGGATGAGAAAAATGTATGTAGGGCTGACTGTCTGATTATAGATTGTTTCGGGCTACTCTCTTCCATTTATCGCTATGGCGAAATCAGCTATGTCGGAGGCGGTTTCGGCGTGGGGATACACAATACGCTGGAGGCTGCGGTTTATGGCATTCCGGTCATTTTCGGACCTAAATACCAGAAGTTTCAGGAAGCTATCCATTTGATTGAAGCCGGAGGGGCTTTCTCGGTGAAGGATTATGATGAGTTGAAGGGTCTGCTCGACCGTATGCTGTCAGACAAAGAGTTTCTGCATGAAGTGGGGGTGAATGCCGGTAAATATGTGACCGACAATGCCGGAGCAACGGATAAGATAATGAGCATGATTAACTTTTAG
- a CDS encoding gamma carbonic anhydrase family protein has product MAIIKSVRGFTPEIGENCFLADNAAIIGDVKMGYDCSVWFSAVLRGDVNSIRIGNGVNIQDGSVLHTLYQKSTIEIGNHVSVGHNVTIHGATIKDYALVGMGSIILDHAIVGEGAIVAAGSLVLSNTIIEPGSIWGGVPAKFIKKVDPAQAKELNEKIAHNYLMYSNWYKE; this is encoded by the coding sequence ATGGCAATCATAAAATCAGTAAGGGGCTTCACCCCCGAAATAGGAGAGAATTGTTTTTTGGCTGACAATGCAGCCATCATCGGCGATGTAAAAATGGGATACGATTGCAGCGTCTGGTTCAGTGCAGTACTGCGAGGAGATGTAAATTCCATTCGCATCGGTAATGGAGTAAATATTCAAGACGGAAGCGTACTTCACACATTGTACCAAAAGTCAACCATAGAAATAGGCAACCACGTGTCCGTAGGGCATAACGTCACCATACACGGAGCCACTATCAAGGACTATGCTTTGGTAGGGATGGGCTCTATCATACTCGACCATGCCATTGTCGGTGAAGGGGCCATTGTGGCGGCCGGTTCTTTGGTACTAAGCAACACCATTATCGAGCCGGGCAGTATCTGGGGAGGAGTCCCTGCCAAATTTATCAAGAAGGTAGATCCTGCCCAAGCCAAAGAACTGAATGAGAAAATCGCTCACAACTATCTGATGTATTCCAATTGGTACAAAGAGTAA